Proteins encoded in a region of the Tautonia rosea genome:
- a CDS encoding NB-ARC domain-containing protein has protein sequence MGDRNITVQGDADGAVLSTGDHHYNAPVTNIYCKSPNFQSTPTLGRGPFLLPNCYVERSESLASLKERILGSGAGPSGVLAITAIRGLGGAGKSILANAFAHDPEVRDRFRDGILWVELGQDPDLLEHLRRWVGRLSINTNLPTTLEAATDDLRWLLGDRAVLIVVDNAWKAEHVRPFLVGCEGSQVLVTTRRASVADEISASVISLEGMTPEEAIRFLAKRLGQEHVDGARLDGALPVAEAVGYLPLALDLVASRVSKGITWANLHEALERECAQLEALDPLERRIEACIRLGLDALDATHPWAREAFLAFGILPDEATITAPMTATFWGVEPVEADRRLEFLEDFALLTTAPKICVGDDKWRSYRLHDLIHDYAKSLLGQQLGTPKKTPFAIAHADLLKRYQKRCTHQAGGSGRSKPWHTLPDDGYIHDHLTWHLKQAGRIDEIHSLLAEETAEGRNGWFEACDVLERVDSFLADVQRAWELADCAVRESTSPIHFERQCRYALIRASIVSLANNIPIPHLVAIAENRTWPVAKLLAFVRHIRNIVRRAEAAVALVPHLDRDGRLEVLNAALTGTYHVSVDGEEVEAFALLAPYLDSSQLDESLEIARRIVDSGTKNDLFAVLAPYLNRNQLNKSLAIVQGSAGSACRAQTLETLASYMDGDGRNEGSGVAPAGTSSIRNDAERVAVDRTFPLNATGDHPHGFTGTLPEISKPIGDAANLREVFSLLQSTLSGNQTRHRLSATLERAGVIVEESVRDAEYWAARCRELGRDQLEEMMGSVYRYGDVGHIISNEASYALLLEHDQRREMLASALTSTLDFRLWGQGRAEALARLAPHLDYDQFGTAMRIARSIDNSDHRSLALAALAPRLSTLPHDQLLPLWSESLHDLALNGRAELCSDLIMLTPVVNKLMGPEGLQKIAVLIQKVGKWWM, from the coding sequence ATGGGTGATCGTAACATTACCGTTCAGGGGGATGCTGATGGAGCGGTGCTCAGTACTGGCGATCATCACTACAACGCCCCAGTAACCAATATTTACTGCAAATCTCCCAATTTTCAGTCTACCCCCACGCTCGGCCGTGGACCCTTTCTTCTGCCAAATTGTTATGTAGAACGGTCCGAGTCGCTGGCTTCCCTTAAAGAACGAATCCTCGGCTCGGGTGCTGGCCCGAGCGGCGTGTTGGCCATTACCGCTATCCGCGGCCTGGGCGGCGCTGGTAAATCGATTCTGGCGAATGCATTTGCCCACGACCCGGAAGTCCGCGACCGCTTCCGGGACGGTATCCTGTGGGTCGAACTCGGGCAGGACCCCGATTTACTCGAACATTTACGGCGTTGGGTCGGTCGTTTGTCCATCAATACGAACCTTCCAACAACTCTAGAGGCGGCCACTGACGACTTGCGTTGGCTTTTGGGCGACCGGGCTGTCCTGATCGTCGTCGACAATGCCTGGAAGGCCGAGCATGTCCGCCCGTTCTTGGTCGGATGCGAGGGGAGCCAAGTCCTCGTGACGACGCGGAGAGCCTCGGTTGCCGACGAGATCAGTGCTTCAGTTATTTCCCTTGAGGGGATGACACCGGAGGAAGCGATCAGGTTTCTGGCCAAGCGACTGGGCCAAGAGCACGTCGACGGAGCACGGCTGGACGGTGCCTTGCCAGTTGCGGAAGCTGTCGGCTATTTGCCGCTGGCACTCGATCTTGTGGCATCTCGGGTTTCCAAGGGGATTACCTGGGCCAATTTGCACGAGGCCCTGGAACGAGAATGTGCCCAACTAGAGGCGTTAGACCCCCTGGAACGTCGCATAGAAGCATGCATTCGTCTCGGCCTTGATGCCCTCGACGCGACTCATCCATGGGCCCGAGAAGCATTCCTCGCATTCGGCATACTCCCCGACGAAGCCACGATCACCGCACCGATGACCGCCACGTTTTGGGGGGTCGAACCCGTCGAGGCCGACCGTCGTCTGGAGTTTCTGGAGGATTTCGCCCTATTGACGACGGCGCCCAAAATCTGCGTCGGGGACGACAAATGGCGATCATACCGCTTGCACGACCTCATTCATGACTACGCAAAGAGTTTGCTGGGCCAACAGCTGGGAACACCGAAAAAAACGCCGTTCGCGATTGCACACGCCGATTTGCTTAAGCGTTACCAGAAACGATGCACTCATCAGGCTGGAGGAAGCGGGCGCTCCAAACCGTGGCATACCCTTCCAGACGACGGGTACATTCACGACCATCTCACGTGGCACTTGAAGCAAGCTGGCCGAATTGATGAAATCCACTCCCTCCTCGCTGAGGAGACGGCAGAGGGGAGGAACGGGTGGTTCGAGGCCTGTGATGTATTAGAACGCGTTGATTCATTCCTCGCGGACGTCCAGCGTGCCTGGGAACTCGCCGATTGCGCGGTTCGAGAGTCCACCTCACCGATACACTTCGAGCGTCAGTGTCGCTACGCGTTGATCCGGGCATCTATCGTAAGCCTAGCCAATAACATTCCGATCCCTCATCTGGTGGCAATTGCCGAGAATCGAACCTGGCCGGTTGCCAAGTTGCTGGCGTTCGTACGCCACATCCGAAATATCGTCCGGCGGGCCGAGGCTGCGGTGGCGTTGGTTCCACACCTGGACCGCGACGGTCGTCTCGAGGTGCTTAACGCTGCATTAACGGGAACTTATCATGTCAGCGTTGATGGCGAGGAAGTGGAGGCCTTCGCATTGCTGGCTCCGTACTTGGACAGTAGTCAGCTTGACGAGTCGTTGGAGATCGCTCGCCGTATCGTCGATTCGGGTACAAAAAACGATCTGTTCGCTGTGCTGGCGCCATACCTGAATCGAAATCAACTCAACAAGTCGCTTGCTATCGTTCAGGGTTCCGCTGGGTCCGCTTGCAGAGCTCAAACCCTAGAAACCCTAGCATCGTACATGGACGGCGACGGTCGGAATGAGGGATCCGGTGTCGCGCCAGCGGGAACCAGCAGCATCAGGAACGACGCTGAGCGGGTCGCAGTGGACAGAACATTTCCCTTGAACGCTACGGGCGATCATCCGCACGGATTTACCGGAACACTCCCGGAGATTTCGAAGCCCATCGGTGACGCAGCCAACCTACGCGAAGTCTTTTCGCTCTTGCAATCGACTCTGAGCGGTAACCAGACTCGTCATCGGCTCAGTGCAACACTCGAGCGGGCCGGAGTTATCGTCGAAGAGAGTGTTAGAGATGCTGAATACTGGGCAGCGAGGTGTCGGGAACTGGGCCGCGACCAACTCGAAGAGATGATGGGGAGCGTTTACCGCTATGGAGATGTCGGACACATTATCTCGAACGAGGCGTCGTATGCCTTGCTTTTGGAGCATGACCAGCGGCGTGAGATGCTTGCTTCGGCGCTGACGTCAACACTCGACTTTCGCCTGTGGGGGCAAGGGCGAGCAGAGGCTCTCGCGAGGCTTGCCCCACACCTAGATTATGACCAGTTCGGTACGGCGATGAGGATTGCACGATCCATCGACAACTCTGACCACCGCTCCCTGGCACTAGCGGCGCTCGCTCCAAGACTTTCTACGTTGCCACACGATCAATTGCTCCCCCTGTGGAGTGAATCGCTTCACGATCTTGCACTGAACGGTCGCGCTGAATTATGTTCCGATCTGATCATGCTTACGCCGGTCGTGAATAAATTGATGGGGCCTGAGGGTTTGCAGAAAATCGCGGTATTGATTCAAAAGGTGGGCAAATGGTGGATGTGA